The DNA region CGGGCATCGGCTGGCAGCTCAGCCGGCAGCTGACGCTGGATACCGAGTACCGCTATTTCGGCTACGGCGACACGAGCTACACGCTCGTCGACGTCGACCGTCTCGATGGCCACGAGGCCTGGGTCGGCCTGCGCTACCTGTTCGCGGCTCCGCCCCCGCCGCCCCCGCCGCCCCCGCCGCCTCCTCCGCCTCCTCCGCCGCCTCCGCCCCCGCCGCCTCCGCCGCCTCCGCCGGCGTGCGAGGACATCGGCCGCGTGGTGTATTTCGAGTGGGATCGCTCGAACGTCACCGACCAGGCGCGTGCGGTGATCAACGCGGCGATCAACGACGCGCGTGAGTGCGGCGTCGCCTCGGTCGAGGTTGCCGGTCACGCCGACCGCTCGGGTTCGGCGGCCTACAATGTGGGCCTGTCCGAGCGCCGCGCGCGTGCCGTGCAGGACGAGCTGGTGCGCCTCGGCGTCCCGGCTTCGGCCATCACGCTGGAAGCCTTCGGCGAGAGCCGCCCGGCGGTCGAGACGCCCGACGGCGTTCGCGAACCGCTCAACCGGCGCGCCGAGATCACGATCGACCTGCGCTAGATCGCAGAGATCGGATCACCGATTGGGAACGGCCCGGCTCTATGCCGGGCCGTTTTCCTTTTTGTGGCATTTTTGCCGCGCCGCACCGATGAATGGGCGCTGACATGAAAATGTCGTCATCGCGACACGAACCTGCCCGTCAAGATGGGCTTTTCTTCGCTCGAACCGCGCCCGAGCCGGTGTGACCCAAACAAATAGAGCCAACGAGGGATATTGAAGTCATGAAGAGACAACTCCTTGCCGCGTCCGCCCTTGCGGCGCTGGCATTCCCGGCCTCCGCCCATGCCGATGAAGGCTGGTATGTCCGCGGGGCGCTGGGCTATGGCGCGCCCGGCGACACCGACGTGTCCGGCGCGCTCGACGGCGAGATCCAGGGCGAGAGCGATCTGCGCGAAGCGCTCGCGATCGGTTATGAGTGGGCCAATAACTTCCGCCTCGAAGGCGAGCTGGCGCACCGCTACAACGACACCGGCGCGATCGGGCATTTCGAGGACAGCCACTCGAAATTCCAGGCCTGGTCGCTGATGCTGAACGGCATCTACGACTTCGACACCGGTTCCTGGTGGACACCCTATGTGGGCGCCGGCCTGGGCTGGGTCGAATCCAACGCCTCGCTCGCCGGCTGGACCACGGGCTCGCGCCCGGCGGGCAATACCGGCGCCAGCGACCCGCGCTTCATCCAGACCGAGGATTCCGACAACGCGCTCGCCTACAACCTCATCGCCGGTATCGCCTGGCAGCTCGGCTCGCAGCTGACGCTGGACACCGAGTATCGCTATTTCGGCTATGGCGAGACCGACTATAACCCGGGCATCCAGGTCGACCGCCTGGGCGGCCACGAGGCCTGGCTCGGCCTGCGCTACTCCTTCGCGCGTCCGGCC from Marinicauda algicola includes:
- a CDS encoding OmpA family protein translates to MKKRLLTAAAIGAFLAAPSAAFADEGWYVRGALGYGAPGDTDVSEALNGEIQGEGELREALAIGYDTPGNFRLEAELAHRYNDTGAIGNFEDSYSKFQAWTLMLNGYYDFDTGSWWTPYVGAGLGIVQSDASLAGWITGTRPAGNTGASDPRFIQVDDSDNAIAYNLIAGIGWQLSRQLTLDTEYRYFGYGDTSYTLVDVDRLDGHEAWVGLRYLFAAPPPPPPPPPPPPPPPPPPPPPPPPPPPPACEDIGRVVYFEWDRSNVTDQARAVINAAINDARECGVASVEVAGHADRSGSAAYNVGLSERRARAVQDELVRLGVPASAITLEAFGESRPAVETPDGVREPLNRRAEITIDLR
- a CDS encoding OmpA family protein, with product MKRQLLAASALAALAFPASAHADEGWYVRGALGYGAPGDTDVSGALDGEIQGESDLREALAIGYEWANNFRLEGELAHRYNDTGAIGHFEDSHSKFQAWSLMLNGIYDFDTGSWWTPYVGAGLGWVESNASLAGWTTGSRPAGNTGASDPRFIQTEDSDNALAYNLIAGIAWQLGSQLTLDTEYRYFGYGETDYNPGIQVDRLGGHEAWLGLRYSFARPAAPAPVPPAPPQPAPQPEPRPQPQPQPAPPPACEDIGRVVYFEWDRSNVTDQARAVINAAINDARECGVASVEVAGHADRSGSAAYNVGLSERRARAVQDELVRLGVPASAITLEAFGESRPAVETPDGVREPLNRRAEITIDLR